The following proteins come from a genomic window of Bombyx mori chromosome 18, ASM3026992v2:
- the LOC692891 gene encoding Myb-MuvB complex subunit Lin-52, which translates to MAAKQNSIVDDQASSDDIPLTSLEESLFSSEKLDRASPELWPEQIPGVSEFAPMPGTQEPSWNEGLTKQDYTYMQQLGTLTVSGLIMEVKKLHDLAYQLGLEEAKEMTRGKYLNIFASKRQR; encoded by the exons ATGGCCGCGAAACAAAATTCAATCGTTGatg ACCAAGCATCATCCGATGATATTCCGTTGACATCCTTAGAGGAAAGTCTTTTCAGTTCGGAGAAGCTTGATAGAGCTTCACCAGAACTATGGCCTGAACAAA TTCCGGGAGTATCGGAGTTTGCACCGATGCCAGGCACGCAGGAGCCTTCCTGGAATGAAGGTCTCACAAAACAGGACTACACTTACATGCAAC aacttGGAACACTTACAGTGAGTGGTCTCATCATGGAAGTCAAAAAACTTCATGACTTAGCTTATCAACTGGGCCTGGAAGAAGCTAAAGAGATGACCCGTGGAAAATACTTGAATATATTTGCATCAAAAAGGCAACGGTAG
- the Cyp339a1 gene encoding cytochrome P450 CYP339A1 — MLMCQVRHLQLHGRLHLLSRFLSRSPNSSQSAIPQQLSKDDLKQEHSPIGALPVENKNTNEIFPTARVIPMMLTNKESVVLPFDDVPGPKSLKYLSTVRQYLSDIGTQLTAGILTFGVNIGTFINSRKPLKKFSALFDEYGPVVRFISPVGNDIVLINHPDHIQKVYTIEGDCPVRSTLDSLEKYRIEHRNHIYGGLYTLNGEEWSRQRSIIYTPLHNAVTYHIQGIDDICEYFSQKIYNMRNHQDEIPKDLYKDLHKWAFDCLGLILFSKKFSMLDTDLVYSQCDMSWMYHSLEKATEAVIKCESGLQWWKILSTPAWYSLVKYCDSLDSLIGKYVLEAEQAISYKAKEIEEQYPNSNILINAMLLGQEKMNPEDIATVIMDMLLIGVNTITSSTSFLLYYLAKYQKAQKILYKEIQENFPEQKIMDLTKIREQTPYLQACIKETLRLTPPIPVLTRILPKNITLDKYNIPRGTLIIMSTQDASLKESNYDDANTFCPERWLKSDSNEYHLFASIPFGYGARKCLGQNIAETMMSLLTVKLLQKYKLEYHYGDLEPTRSFIARPKRALKLRFIDRI; from the exons atgttaatgtgtCAAGTTCGCCACCTTCAGTTACACGGAAGGTTGCATTTACTATCGAGATTTTTAAGTAGAAGTCCAAATTCAAGTCAAAGTGCGATTCCTCAACAACTATCAAAAGATGATCTGAAACAAGAACATTCACCGATCGGTGCTTTGCCtgttgaaaacaaaaataccaACGAAATATTTCCAACAGCAAGAGTTATTCCAATGATGTTGACCAACAAGGAATCTGTCGTGTTACCTTTTGACGATGTACCAGGTCCGAAATCATTGAAGTATTTGTCGACAGTGCGTCAGTATTTATCGGATATCGGCACTCAACTGACTGCTGGTATACTGACATTTGGAGTCAACATAG GAACCTTCATAAATAGTAGAAAGCCTTTGAAAAAGTTTTCCGCTCTATTCGATGAGTACGGTCCTGTGGTACGCTTTATAAGCCCAGTGGGTAATGACATTGTACTGATCAACCACCCGGATCATATTCAAAAAGTGTACACGATAGAAGGTGATTGCCCTGTCAGGTCAACATTGGATTCCCTGGAAAAATACCGTATTGAACACAGAAATCATATCTATGGAGGACTTTACACact TAACGGAGAGGAATGGAGTCGTCAACGATCTATTATATACACTCCATTGCACAATGCGGTCACTTATCATATTCAAGGAATCGATGACATTTGTGAATACTTTTCTCAAAAAATTTATAACATGAGGAATCACCAAGACGAGATCCCAAAAGATTTGTATAAAGATCTACATAAATGGGCTTTTGATTGCTTGG GTCTGATACTGTTTTCGAAGAAGTTCTCAATGTTAGACACTGATCTCGTATACAGTCAATGCGACATGTCTTGGATGTATCATAGTTTGGAGAAGGCTACCGAAGCAGTCATCAAATGCGAGTCCGGTTTACAGTGGTGGAAGATATTATCTACTCCAGCTTGGTATTCTTTGGTCAAATACTGTGATAGTTTGGATAG TTTGATTGGCAAATACGTCCTGGAGGCAGAACAGGCCATTTCATACAAAGCTAAAGAAATCGAAGAGCAATACC CCAATAGCAATATTTTGATCAACGCAATGCTGCTCGGTCAAGAAAAGATGAATCCTGAAGATATAGCAACCGTCATTATGGACATGTTGCTGATTGGAGTCAATACG ATTACTTCTTCAACATCATTTCTTTTATACTATTTAGCGAAATACCAAAAAGCTCAGAAAATACTTTATAAAGAGATCCAAGAAAATTTTCCTGAGCAGAAAATTAtggatttaacaaaaataagagAGCAAACACCATACCTTCAGGCGTGTATCAAAGAAACATTaag ATTAACACCTCCAATTCCAGTGCTTACAAGAATATTGCCGAAAAATATAACTCTGGATAAATATAA CATTCCACGTGGAACTTTAATTATCATGTCTACCCAAGATGCATCATTAAAAGAAAGTAATTATGATGATGCAAACACATTCTGTCCAGAACGATGGCTGAAGTCAGACTCTAATGAATATCACTTGTTTGCTTCAATTCCTTTTGGATATGGTGCTAGAAAATGTCTAGGCCAAAACATAGCCGAAACTATGATGTCTCTCTTGACTGTCAAg cttttacaaaaatataaactgGAATATCACTATGGTGATTTGGAACCAACACGAAGCTTTATTGCAAGACCTAAGAGAGCATTGAAATTAAGGTTTATTGATAGAATTTAA
- the LOC732937 gene encoding N-acetyltransferase (The RefSeq protein has 3 substitutions compared to this genomic sequence), translating to MTRAKIELGDVTPHNIKQLKKLNTVVFPVSYNDKFYKDVLEAGELAKLAYYNDIVVGAVCCRIDTSENSRRLYIMTLGCLYPYRRLGMGSMMVKHVLNYVKQDGNFDSIFLHVQVNNEGAIDSYKKFGFEMVETKERYYKRIEPADAHVLQKTIRLPSTPLVNGSVSHTKTNGYDAGSQQNNIMFYL from the exons ATGACTAG AGCTAAAATAGAACTCGGCGACGTGACGCCGCATAATATAAAGCAGTTGAAAAAATTGAACACAGTTGTATTTCCAGTGTCATATAATGATAAGTTTTACAAAGATGTTCTGGAGGCTGGTGAACTCGCAAAATTAGCTTATTATAATGACATAGTGGTGGGAGCCGTGTGCTGCAGGATAGACACATCGGAGAACTCTCGGCGGCTTTACATTATGACACTGGGATGCTTGTATCCATATAGAAGACTTGGTATTGGTTCAATGATGGTTAAGCATGTGCTCAATTATGTGAAACAGGATGGAAATTTTGACAGTATTTTTTT ACACGTACAAGTGAATAATGAAGGTGCAATAGACTTTTACAAGAAATTCGGCTTTGAAATTGTTGAAACAAAAGAACGTTACTATAAGAGAATAGAACCAGCAGACGCTCATGTCTTACAAAAGACCATAAGACTACCGAGCACACCTTTGGTCAACGGGTCAGTATCACACACAAAGACAAACGGCTATGATGCAGGCTCACAACAAAACAacataatgttttatttgtaa